From the Chloroflexota bacterium genome, one window contains:
- a CDS encoding redoxin domain-containing protein, giving the protein MKLKTGDLAPDFTLPGHLDKTITLSELRGSSVVLAFFPLAWTPV; this is encoded by the coding sequence ATGAAACTCAAAACTGGCGATCTCGCCCCCGATTTCACCCTGCCCGGACATCTGGACAAAACTATTACCTTGTCCGAGTTGCGCGGCAGCAGCGTTGTGCTGGCCTTCTTCCCTCTGGCCTGGACCCCCGTCTGA